One Triticum dicoccoides isolate Atlit2015 ecotype Zavitan chromosome 4B, WEW_v2.0, whole genome shotgun sequence genomic window carries:
- the LOC119293168 gene encoding histidine-containing phosphotransfer protein 2-like: MAAAALRAQLNAHIAGMYTNGVVDEDTFEELRDEGTAAEVSRLFIYDASEIIDNIDLLMEEPEVDFDEVEALMQQLMRCTSSVGAQQVNLACMHFGNFYAIQYKQGCLMSLALVRNEFYIVRHELEIMMQLEEQIAACGPDS, translated from the exons ATGGCAGCCGCAGCACTGAGGGCGCAGCTGAACGCCCATATCGCCGGCATGTACACCAAT GGTGTGGTGGACGAGGATACATTCGAGGAGCTGCGGGACGAGGGCACCGCCGCCGAGGTCTCCCGCCTCTTCATCTACGACGCCTCCGAGATCATCGACAACATCGACCTCCTGAT GGAGGAGCCCGAAGTGGACTTTGACGAGGTGGAAGCCCTGATGCAGCAGCTCATGCGGTGCACCTCCAG TGTTGGTGCACAGCAAGTGAACCTCGCCTGCATGCACTTCGGCAATTTCTATGCCATACAATACAAGCAGGG GTGTCTCATGTCATTGGCTCTTGTTAGGAATGAGTTCTATATTGTGCGACATGAGTTGGAGATCATGATGCAG CTCGAAGAGCAGATCGCGGCATGTGGTCCTGACTCCTAA